One Xiphophorus maculatus strain JP 163 A chromosome 15, X_maculatus-5.0-male, whole genome shotgun sequence genomic window, CtgctccccctgctggccgACTGATAGAACAACAACGAAATGAAACGTTGATCCAAAATATAAACAGGTTttattaattagaaaaaataacaatacaacacgtaaataaatattaaaactgagCTGAAGCTTTCTGCAGGTCAGTCCTTCCTGGTTTTGGGTTTCggggctgaaaataaaaagagatttaaGATTGAaaagaatcaataaataaaatgaaacataaaagtgaattaaaagcaaaagaaaaaatctagaaaaatagaaagtttgttttattcaccGTTTGGATTCTCCTGTTTGTAGAAAGTTTTCAGCATCTCAACAGCTTCCTCTGCTCTGTGACCTGgaacacactgaacacacacacacacgaaggCACACGCTGTCAGACAAAACACAACGCTCACATCCTGAGCATTTCCAGACTTTTTCCATCCTTCATGTTAAACTAGGAAGGAATGAAGGGAACcaggaaaggaaggaaagaagataAAGTAAGGACAAAACGAAGGGAAGATGGAAAGGAGAATTCAAGACGGTGCCATAGTCAAAGTCTGGAAACACAAACGTAAAGACCAAGAAGTGACCCTGCAGGTCAACCTGGGGTCAGAGGTGAAGTGTGACGCTGACCCTGAAGGTCGTCCCGGTGTCAGGAAGCTCAGCAGAGGAGACGTCCAGAACCGAGCCGCAGCCTCCAAATCGCTCGTTGCTGCAGCCGTAGACGACCAGAGGGACGTCTGAAGAGTCAAGGaccaacacacactcacacacaccgacacacacactcacacaccagGATACTCATGAGGCGCAGGGCTGCGGCGCACATCACGCACGGCTCCACCGTCACATACAGCACCGTTCGCTCGCACACGCCCCTCACGTCCAGGTTGCCACGGCGACACCAGTCCAGCAGCTGGTCCAAGGCGACCATCTCAGCGTGACGCGTCGCCTGAGGGCATTTCACACACAGGAGTGTTGTCACGGCGACCCCAGATCCGCCTCCATCttccagaggaggagaagaagaaaaggtttCCTACGTTTTTGGTCTCGTTGACCTCGTTCCGGCCCTTccccaccacttcctgtctgtggaCCAGCAGGCATCCGACCGGAACCTCGCCGCCCTGCAGAGCCTCTCTGGCCTGCATGCAACGACAAACTCAGTCAAAGTCGGTCACACAGCTGAAAAACgtgtaaacaaacagaaacacatctagATTCAAACTTGAATCTAGatgtgtatttttcattttatgtggttctaaatgtttgtttttaatattaataaatgttgaatacattttaaaatatgtatctCATTCCTcccccaaaataatttaaatcccAGATTTATCAGGACCTTCCTAATCAAAGTTCtactgctgaaatatttttatttttataattttcatcATTAATTAACTACCctttttaatgattaaatatCATATAAACTTAGCAATTTTCACTGTTAAATATCTCAAACTCACCATTTCAAAAGCTCTCGACATCCACTTCTTCATTTCTTCATCACTTACAGAAAACCCGGCCTCTAACACGGCTTTACGGCCCTCttctgttgccatggttactaaTGCCGTCTCACGTCACTCCACGGTGACAGACTGTCGgttaaaaagcagcatttatttactgtttttatgcttttcacgGCAACTTTCTGAGCTCCACGCTGACAGTCGGGGAGGATAATATCGGACGGACCGTATCCACGACGCTCTCTTACGTTAAACTGACGTCTTGACGTAAAATCTGAACCGGAAATAGGAGAAGTGGTGTGCAAAATAATATAACAGACGTAGGTGGTGGAGTAACTCTTAATGTGTTTCAGCTTTAACGGCTTATAAACCAGCAGAAGTTCAAATAAACACTTTCACTTTATtcctattttttaatttcatgaaATAACCCGAATTATTGCTACTAATAATTTACTGCGTAACTTCACAAATGGCAACGTTCAATCTCTTTGTGCACAGACTACAAAAGTCAAGAGACACAATAGTTTTTTTAGCTAACTTTTTTTTACGTCGTTCTCAGATTTAAATTCCGAACTCAAATCTaggtttgtttaatttgaattaagtttaaaatgtatcacattattgggttttattttgaaattccacACCGGATGTTTTGCCTAGGCTTTGGTTAGCGTAGCTCTGAAGTTTTAGCATGCAGACTCCGAGCTGCAGTCCGGCTGACGTGTGTGAAATAAGGAGCAGAGGCTGAAACCACAAAGAGGTTTTAGTTTCTAAACTTTTAGCCGTTTGAAGATGTTTTCATCTGTCTGGAATTTTATCAAACGACATAAgaagaaatttattttcaccGGAGCTGTGGTCGGAGGTGGGTGCTGACTGATCCAGGCTAGCAGCAGCTACAAACCAGACTCCGATCATTTAAGCTTTGAAAAAGATTTAGTTTGATATTATAGGAGAGTAAAAGCCCGGActgatatgtttttataaatatcataCTTTATGTTGAATTCGGCCTAAGAAGTTCTTTCAGATGTCATtgtttcttgcatttttaactgaaaatatatttaagtaaattaaaaactgacatttttagaAGGTAATCCTATGTAGTGAGTTAATAGCacttaatttaattcagtttagaaacacattatttctaaagaaaataaatttaaaccaGATAAAAATAGAACAAGTTGTTGTGGATGCTGATGCTgtatctcctgtagcagtcagtgttgcaacAAGTCTGAAGATGCTTCTGACCATTGCTGTATGGCTGTCATTAGAGatgatattccacagtaacatcTCCTGGATGGACACATCaactctgctaatccacctcctttgcttttgctacTATTAATATCTCTGATCGAGTGTTTGCCCCTCAGAATATAGAATACTACAACATGTCTAACACAACTTTATAATTCTGTCTCACCAAACAAAACCACTTCCATTAGTCCAGAATATCAGTGGACgagtcagttttgtttttgttttgcctcttCATACAAACTTTGTTCTGTTTGCTGGTCGCCTGCCAGGAGTTTACCTGCTCGGTAAATATGCCCAGAAGAAGATCAAGGAGGTCCAGGAGAAGGAGGCGAGCGAGTACATAGCCCAGGCCAGAAGGCAGTTCCACTTCGAGAGCAACCAGAGAACCTGCAACATGACGGGTCAGAACTCCAGATTATTTTAAACGAGGAAAGGATTCAGGAACATGGAGAAGAATTCAccgtttttgtgttttccagttcTGTCGATGCTTCCTCCGCTCAGAGAGGCTATCGTCACTCAGCTCAACTCCGAGAGTCTGACAGTGATGCTGAAAACAAAGTAAGAGTCACAGCAGATCACCAGTGGCTAGCACTGCTAACTAAATAGCTAGCTGCACTAAAGCTGCAGCGCTAATGTTAAACATTAGTTCTTCTAatgctttttatgtttatagCTTGCTGctgtatgtttcttgtttgaaatgaaGTTATAGGAGGGAAAAGAATATAAACAGAACTGCTGTTTCCcctccttcaaaataagagcatgaatataaatgttcCACTACTTGCAGAATTGTTACCAGTTGATAACCAAAACCTCAACAGCaatattcaactgaaagtttagtAAATTAAAGCTTTTGAAAATATCCAAGAAAAGATTAATTTAGGGGAATTTAAGTTCGTTAAAcatagtttctctttttctagCAAAACGTCTATAGCATTTAGCTAAAAATTAGCTGttatgggcgtgccgtggtggcggaggggttagcgcgacccacattcagaggcaacgtggcctcgacgcagccgtcacgggttcgactcccggacccgacgacgtttacctcATGTCTTTCcacctctccttcctctttcctgtcagcctactttgaaaaagggacactagagcccacaaaaagaccccttgcagggagatttaaaaatatatatattagcaTGCTAGTGGAAGTTTAGCCTCCGCTGCTGATCGCTCATCCGCACTTCTGAGTTTACTGGTAAGCAACGCTGCGGCTGCAGCCAGAAATGATTCAtttcccttctttctttcttctgacAGACCGGCCAACAAGCTGGAGATCTGGGAAGATTT contains:
- the adat2 gene encoding tRNA-specific adenosine deaminase 2; this translates as MATEEGRKAVLEAGFSVSDEEMKKWMSRAFEMAREALQGGEVPVGCLLVHRQEVVGKGRNEVNETKNATRHAEMVALDQLLDWCRRGNLDVRGVCERTVLYVTVEPCVMCAAALRLMNVPLVVYGCSNERFGGCGSVLDVSSAELPDTGTTFRCVPGHRAEEAVEMLKTFYKQENPNAPKPKTRKD